From Draconibacterium halophilum, one genomic window encodes:
- a CDS encoding creatininase family protein, whose amino-acid sequence MNAKPYVLEQTNWKQIKEQKYDVAILPWGATEPHNYHLPYGTDSLETAKIAEHAAGKAWEKGAKVMVLPVIPLGAQNMGQIDMPFCLHTKPSTQLIILKDLLTALSGQGIKKLVLMNGHGGNDFKRWCANCNLSFPMYLFL is encoded by the coding sequence ATGAATGCAAAACCTTACGTACTTGAACAAACCAATTGGAAACAAATAAAAGAGCAAAAATACGATGTAGCCATTTTGCCCTGGGGAGCCACAGAGCCACACAATTATCATTTACCATACGGAACCGATTCGCTGGAGACGGCAAAAATTGCAGAACATGCAGCCGGTAAAGCCTGGGAGAAAGGAGCAAAAGTTATGGTGTTGCCCGTAATCCCGTTGGGAGCCCAAAACATGGGGCAGATTGATATGCCTTTCTGTTTGCATACCAAGCCATCCACTCAGTTGATAATTCTGAAAGATTTGTTGACTGCCTTAAGCGGACAGGGCATAAAAAAACTGGTACTAATGAATGGGCACGGCGGAAATGACTTTAAACGTTGGTGCGCGAATTGCAACCTCAGTTTTCCGATGTATTTATTTCTTTAG
- a CDS encoding creatininase family protein, producing the protein MYDQEDYFEEAGDHANEMETSIIMHFYPGLVRPLEEAGDGEARSFKLEGLKNKTAWAPANGIKFRPTPVLGIR; encoded by the coding sequence ATGTACGACCAGGAGGATTATTTTGAGGAGGCCGGCGACCATGCCAATGAAATGGAAACAAGCATAATCATGCATTTTTACCCCGGGTTGGTAAGGCCACTCGAGGAGGCCGGAGATGGCGAAGCCCGGTCGTTTAAACTCGAGGGGCTAAAAAACAAAACCGCCTGGGCACCCGCCAATGGGATAAAGTTTCGACCGACACCGGTGTTGGGAATCCGATAA
- the pepE gene encoding dipeptidase PepE — protein sequence MGEKPVTAVFIPYAAVTFSFDTYCEKVEERFAEVGHHIKGIHTFKNPVKAIEEAEAIVVGGGNTWQLVRMMHDQKLMNPIRERVYNGAPYIGWSAGSNVACPTLRTTNDMPIIDPMGFECINMVPFQINPHYLDANPEGHGGETREQRISEFLAINPKCYVAGLREGTMFKVENGKIELIGERSCRIFKKARSLMS from the coding sequence CTGGGAGAAAAGCCGGTAACTGCGGTTTTTATTCCGTATGCTGCTGTTACTTTTTCGTTTGATACTTATTGCGAGAAAGTGGAAGAACGTTTTGCCGAAGTGGGGCACCACATAAAAGGTATTCATACGTTTAAAAATCCGGTGAAAGCAATTGAAGAAGCCGAAGCCATAGTTGTTGGCGGTGGAAACACCTGGCAGCTGGTGCGAATGATGCACGATCAGAAATTAATGAATCCGATACGCGAGCGGGTTTATAACGGGGCTCCTTACATTGGCTGGAGTGCCGGATCGAATGTAGCTTGCCCAACTTTGCGCACCACCAACGATATGCCGATAATTGATCCGATGGGATTTGAATGTATAAATATGGTGCCATTCCAGATCAATCCGCATTATCTGGATGCCAATCCTGAAGGACATGGTGGCGAAACGCGCGAACAACGTATTTCAGAATTCCTTGCAATAAATCCGAAATGTTATGTGGCTGGTTTGCGCGAAGGTACCATGTTTAAAGTAGAAAACGGAAAGATTGAATTGATTGGTGAAAGAAGTTGTAGAATCTTTAAAAAGGCCAGGAGCCTTATGAGCTAA